From a region of the Sphingopyxis sp. YR583 genome:
- a CDS encoding AAA family ATPase: MLHALTIENFYSVLDEQVVDLRVADNAPEMPHRFAPLWMGSDTRAPKVIAVFGANASGKSTILRALSFIAWFLRDSFGIAPDGGLPFERFNSNDGRARSTRLSVSLGGLVDPEDDRPDAPECLYHYELELGGPIRTTVEREALYYWPPPFHRKVRLFERDMEGKVIGGTGFPLSGFSQALGKILRPNASVISTLAQLKHPFATAIWEMAQRVYSNILIERADGLEDQVVRLYASDPMLMASLNREIERIDLGISGIRVDQGPNGPLMLFAHHGHDGLMPLMLESQGTRMFLRLYPALLKALDVGGIAILDELDTAIHPLILPEILRWFQDPARNPHNAQLWMTCHNASLLEELEKEEIFFTEKDATGRTEIFALSDIKAVRREDNHYRKYLAGAYGAVPSIG; this comes from the coding sequence TGCCGCACCGGTTCGCGCCGCTCTGGATGGGTTCGGACACCCGCGCGCCGAAGGTGATCGCGGTCTTTGGCGCGAATGCCTCCGGCAAATCAACGATATTGCGTGCGCTGTCGTTCATCGCCTGGTTCCTGCGCGACAGCTTCGGCATTGCCCCTGACGGCGGCTTGCCGTTCGAGCGGTTTAACAGCAATGATGGCCGCGCGCGTTCGACACGCCTCAGCGTATCGCTCGGCGGGCTTGTCGACCCGGAGGATGATCGTCCGGACGCCCCTGAATGCCTCTATCACTACGAACTCGAACTCGGCGGCCCAATCCGTACGACTGTCGAGCGCGAAGCCCTTTATTATTGGCCGCCCCCGTTTCATCGCAAGGTTCGGCTGTTCGAGCGCGACATGGAAGGCAAGGTCATAGGCGGAACAGGCTTTCCGCTGAGCGGATTTTCACAAGCCCTCGGCAAGATCCTGCGCCCCAATGCCAGCGTCATCTCGACGCTGGCGCAGCTCAAGCATCCTTTTGCGACGGCGATCTGGGAGATGGCTCAGCGCGTCTATTCAAACATATTGATCGAGCGCGCGGACGGCCTCGAGGATCAGGTCGTGCGCCTTTATGCGAGCGACCCCATGCTGATGGCATCGCTCAACCGAGAGATCGAGCGCATAGATCTTGGCATCAGCGGCATTCGCGTTGACCAAGGTCCAAATGGCCCGCTCATGCTTTTCGCGCACCATGGGCATGACGGCTTGATGCCGCTGATGCTTGAAAGCCAAGGCACGCGTATGTTTCTCCGCCTCTATCCAGCCTTGCTCAAGGCGCTCGATGTCGGCGGCATTGCGATACTCGACGAACTCGACACCGCCATTCATCCGCTGATCCTTCCCGAGATCCTCCGCTGGTTTCAGGATCCGGCGCGCAATCCGCATAATGCCCAGCTCTGGATGACATGCCATAATGCGTCACTGCTCGAGGAGCTTGAGAAGGAAGAAATATTCTTCACGGAGAAGGATGCCACGGGGCGTACCGAGATTTTCGCGCTCAGCGACATCAAGGCGGTGCGACGCGAGGATAACCATTATCGCAAATATCTTGCGGGTGCCTATGGCGCGGTGCCGAGCATCGGATGA
- a CDS encoding RloB domain-containing protein — MRPPRPLPRRRERLLRTRLFIGCEGESEQSYAALLQRFADAAGLQVHLDAVLLQPGGGDPLAIIEKAVREVARRAIRHGEPYPHHFVLLDTDKLGQSPQRDQRGRQLAGDEGLALVWQRPCHEGLLLRHLPGCHTRDPQSSGIALKQLVQRWPAYVKGMAAPRLEEKLDLEGARRVAGIDEGFAALLEAIGLG; from the coding sequence ATGAGGCCGCCTCGCCCCCTTCCTCGTCGGCGCGAGCGCCTGCTGCGCACCCGTCTGTTCATCGGTTGCGAGGGGGAGAGCGAACAAAGCTATGCCGCGCTCCTCCAACGATTTGCCGATGCCGCCGGACTGCAAGTTCATCTCGACGCGGTGCTGCTTCAGCCAGGAGGGGGCGATCCGCTTGCGATCATTGAAAAAGCCGTGCGCGAAGTCGCGCGCCGCGCCATCCGCCACGGCGAACCCTATCCGCACCATTTCGTGCTTCTCGATACCGACAAGCTCGGCCAATCGCCGCAGCGCGACCAGCGCGGACGACAGCTTGCAGGAGATGAGGGGCTGGCGCTCGTCTGGCAGCGCCCATGCCATGAAGGCCTGTTGCTGCGCCATCTGCCCGGCTGCCACACGCGTGATCCGCAGTCGAGCGGGATTGCTCTCAAGCAACTGGTCCAGCGCTGGCCTGCCTATGTAAAAGGGATGGCGGCGCCGCGCCTTGAGGAAAAGCTCGATCTTGAGGGCGCGCGGCGCGTGGCGGGTATCGACGAAGGCTTTGCAGCGTTGCTCGAGGCTATCGGCCTAGGTTGA
- a CDS encoding type II toxin-antitoxin system ParD family antitoxin produces MSTMNISLPENMKAYVDTQVTSRGYGTSSEYVRELIRRDQDRQHLRTLLVAGASSPKGVSADADYFARLRKLASDG; encoded by the coding sequence ATGTCCACCATGAACATCTCGTTGCCTGAAAACATGAAGGCCTATGTCGACACACAAGTCACGTCTCGCGGCTATGGAACGAGCAGCGAATATGTCCGCGAGTTGATTCGTAGAGACCAGGACCGGCAACATCTGCGCACCCTTCTTGTTGCTGGCGCGAGTTCGCCAAAAGGCGTCAGCGCCGATGCTGATTATTTTGCGCGCCTGCGCAAGCTGGCCAGCGACGGCTAA
- a CDS encoding type II toxin-antitoxin system RelE/ParE family toxin: MPRKPLVLRAVAEQDTDAAISHYRNEGGADVALAFVMALEKLYSRISSDPGIGSPRYAHELDLPALRHKLLRPFPWAIFYMEQEDHIDVWRILHTHRDIPEWLAGPSSDA; the protein is encoded by the coding sequence ATGCCCCGGAAACCTCTTGTTCTGCGCGCTGTTGCTGAGCAAGATACGGATGCTGCGATCTCTCACTATCGGAATGAAGGCGGAGCAGACGTCGCCCTCGCGTTCGTCATGGCACTGGAGAAGCTTTATTCCCGCATCAGTTCGGACCCGGGAATCGGATCGCCTCGATACGCCCATGAACTCGACCTACCCGCCCTGAGGCACAAGCTCTTGCGCCCCTTTCCTTGGGCCATTTTTTACATGGAGCAGGAAGATCATATCGACGTCTGGCGTATCCTCCACACGCATCGAGACATACCCGAGTGGTTGGCTGGCCCGTCGTCCGACGCGTGA
- a CDS encoding YdcF family protein produces MRFSSGNRAAVALAFTAVTAAAVISCPAKAQSRHYQAVRSGEPLRDRIAYLLTLLAADSKASEALARDPALALVGERLAATERELIAVCADDKAELCPVEKLMLTGSEIDAVAAALARLAGSEPALQRLVQKHLRSSGRYQLHAGLDDAALLAAAWKDAALAVNRIYRLYALGEKPAYPAIDSLDRDPKAAAFQGRLAELVAMGGARTRGTGDIFAPWSRSAMDLLTLVQREEAARYEPLDSGANRPANTHARGVDWKRFRYTAILVPGNGLAAGERAVSPIGELRLKLAVERWRQGLAPFIIVSGGHAHPNRTEFSEAVEMKRLLVMRYGVPERAVLIDPYARHTTTNLRNAVRLLFRAGAPMDRTFLVTSSPWQASYVAEAGKTGLIERSKRELGYVPYRDASMVSAVDVAVMPDVLALQSDPEEPLDP; encoded by the coding sequence ATGCGGTTTTCAAGCGGTAACCGGGCAGCCGTAGCGCTGGCCTTTACAGCCGTGACGGCGGCAGCGGTAATATCTTGTCCGGCAAAGGCGCAGTCGCGCCATTATCAGGCAGTGCGCAGCGGCGAGCCACTACGCGATCGTATTGCCTATCTGCTGACGCTGCTTGCCGCTGACAGCAAGGCGAGCGAAGCGCTGGCCCGCGATCCCGCTTTGGCGCTGGTCGGCGAGCGGCTCGCGGCGACCGAGCGCGAATTGATCGCGGTGTGCGCCGACGACAAGGCCGAGCTTTGCCCGGTCGAAAAGCTGATGCTCACGGGCAGCGAAATCGATGCGGTCGCAGCCGCTTTGGCGCGGCTTGCGGGTAGCGAACCCGCGCTCCAGCGTCTCGTGCAAAAGCATCTGCGCAGCTCGGGGCGCTACCAGCTCCATGCCGGGCTTGACGATGCGGCCCTGCTTGCGGCGGCGTGGAAGGATGCAGCGCTCGCCGTCAATCGCATCTACCGTCTCTACGCGCTCGGCGAGAAGCCGGCCTATCCCGCCATCGACAGCCTCGACCGCGATCCGAAGGCAGCGGCGTTCCAGGGCCGGCTCGCCGAGCTTGTGGCGATGGGCGGGGCGCGGACGAGGGGGACGGGGGACATCTTCGCGCCCTGGTCGCGCAGCGCGATGGATTTGCTGACGCTCGTCCAGCGCGAAGAGGCGGCGCGCTACGAGCCGCTCGACAGCGGGGCCAATCGACCGGCCAATACACATGCGCGCGGGGTCGACTGGAAGCGCTTCCGGTACACGGCGATTCTTGTGCCCGGAAACGGCCTTGCGGCGGGCGAGCGCGCGGTGTCGCCGATCGGCGAATTGCGGCTGAAGCTTGCGGTCGAGCGCTGGCGGCAGGGCCTCGCGCCGTTCATCATCGTGTCGGGCGGGCATGCGCATCCCAACCGCACCGAATTTTCCGAAGCGGTCGAAATGAAGCGCCTGCTCGTCATGCGCTACGGCGTTCCCGAGCGCGCCGTGCTGATCGATCCCTATGCGCGGCACACCACCACCAATTTGCGCAATGCGGTGCGATTGCTGTTCCGCGCGGGCGCGCCGATGGACCGGACGTTTCTGGTGACGTCGAGCCCCTGGCAGGCATCCTATGTGGCCGAGGCCGGGAAGACGGGGCTGATCGAGCGGTCGAAGCGCGAGCTGGGCTATGTGCCTTACCGCGATGCGTCGATGGTTTCCGCAGTCGATGTGGCGGTGATGCCCGATGTTTTGGCGCTGCAGAGCGATCCGGAGGAACCGCTCGATCCCTGA
- a CDS encoding type II toxin-antitoxin system TacA family antitoxin → MPRAAQRKDHPLSMRLPDADLAIIDRGAQLRGRSRTEFMRDAAVRAAEEAIMETGLLRVSAEAFEAFVAMLDAPAKPVPALTELLKRPAPWEAATEK, encoded by the coding sequence ATGCCCCGCGCCGCTCAACGCAAGGATCATCCGCTTTCGATGCGTTTGCCTGACGCCGATCTGGCGATCATTGATCGCGGCGCGCAGTTGCGTGGGCGTTCACGCACGGAATTCATGCGCGATGCGGCCGTGCGCGCTGCTGAGGAGGCGATCATGGAAACCGGCCTGTTGCGTGTCAGCGCTGAGGCTTTCGAGGCCTTTGTTGCGATGCTTGACGCACCAGCCAAGCCTGTCCCCGCTTTGACCGAATTGCTGAAGCGTCCCGCGCCGTGGGAAGCGGCCACCGAGAAATAG
- a CDS encoding GNAT family N-acetyltransferase — protein sequence MTDGHDLSQFTCGKPSLDNWLKNRALSNHQRGFTAVMVVQEAGRAVGYYGLAPTAIVPTAMPRAIRTGQPPDPIPCLLLGQLATDIDWAGRGIGSGLLKHALERCVEAAKLVGGRALVVNAVDEDAARFWQRRGFLPSRDDPMVLFRSIGDIAASLAAAKS from the coding sequence TTGACTGACGGCCACGACCTGTCGCAGTTCACATGCGGGAAGCCGTCACTCGACAATTGGTTGAAGAACAGGGCGCTGTCCAACCATCAACGCGGTTTCACGGCGGTCATGGTTGTCCAGGAGGCCGGGCGCGCGGTCGGATATTACGGACTTGCGCCTACCGCCATTGTGCCGACTGCAATGCCACGCGCGATCCGTACGGGTCAGCCGCCTGATCCAATCCCCTGTTTGCTGCTCGGACAATTGGCAACCGACATCGATTGGGCAGGCCGTGGGATCGGATCAGGATTGCTGAAACACGCTCTGGAGCGCTGTGTCGAGGCAGCAAAGCTCGTCGGCGGGCGCGCGCTTGTTGTCAACGCGGTGGATGAGGATGCCGCGAGATTTTGGCAGCGCAGAGGATTTCTGCCCTCAAGGGATGATCCCATGGTCCTGTTCCGCTCCATCGGTGACATCGCGGCATCCCTGGCGGCAGCAAAATCTTGA
- a CDS encoding MbcA/ParS/Xre antitoxin family protein — protein MEFHSEGTEGLKGRGPNVLESGRYSIALVTWEGVINLHTQTVIVNLRYVIDQLSGIYTDEESCLWLHSPHPLLGNERAIDFINADRTPEVLAVIERFDAGAFL, from the coding sequence TTGGAATTTCATTCGGAAGGTACAGAAGGTCTAAAGGGCAGGGGCCCCAATGTCCTCGAGTCTGGCCGCTACAGTATCGCGCTGGTCACGTGGGAAGGGGTGATCAACCTGCATACACAGACCGTCATCGTGAATCTGCGCTATGTCATCGATCAGCTATCGGGCATCTACACCGACGAGGAATCTTGTCTGTGGCTGCATTCACCTCATCCGCTGCTTGGCAATGAACGGGCCATCGATTTCATCAACGCCGATCGAACTCCAGAGGTTCTTGCGGTGATCGAGCGTTTCGACGCTGGCGCATTTCTGTAG
- a CDS encoding FecR family protein, translating to MTDQGQDRPALRRGPDPEEEALEWLVRLTSGDVGADERARFARWHAEPGHAAAYDEARLLWEGIGQVFSAPDNVVVLRPPVRSIRSWGRQAAAIAACVAVFGLAGQQYIRFWQYDATTRGSARGTETLADGSRIELNTGSALDVAYSGRDRRVTLARGEAFFNVKRDPARPFIIKAGSGEVRVLGTAFSVERSGEGARVTVIRGKVRVEAAGKYVDLVPNQQVRFDGGPPQAVRGVDAGKLLAWSEGRLVFEKRPLGEVVAAIDRYYPGMIILDNEKAAKKSVDAVVHLDRIDEWLGSLEKSQDVTLRRGAGIVYIS from the coding sequence ATGACGGATCAAGGACAGGACAGACCCGCGCTGCGTCGCGGCCCCGATCCGGAGGAAGAAGCGCTCGAATGGCTCGTGCGCCTGACCTCGGGCGACGTCGGTGCCGACGAGCGCGCGCGCTTTGCGCGCTGGCATGCCGAGCCCGGTCACGCCGCCGCCTATGACGAGGCGCGGCTGCTCTGGGAAGGCATCGGCCAGGTCTTTTCGGCGCCCGACAATGTCGTGGTGCTGCGCCCGCCGGTGCGCTCGATCCGGAGCTGGGGCCGGCAGGCCGCCGCGATCGCCGCATGCGTCGCGGTCTTTGGCCTCGCGGGGCAGCAATATATCCGCTTCTGGCAATATGACGCGACGACCCGCGGCAGCGCGCGCGGCACCGAGACGCTCGCAGACGGCAGCCGCATCGAACTCAACACCGGCTCGGCGCTCGACGTCGCTTATTCGGGCCGGGACCGGCGCGTCACGCTCGCGCGCGGCGAGGCCTTTTTCAATGTGAAGCGCGATCCGGCGCGCCCGTTCATCATCAAGGCGGGCAGCGGCGAGGTGCGCGTGCTCGGCACTGCCTTCTCGGTCGAACGGAGCGGCGAGGGCGCACGCGTCACGGTGATCCGCGGCAAGGTGCGCGTCGAGGCGGCAGGCAAATATGTCGACCTCGTGCCCAACCAGCAGGTGCGGTTCGACGGCGGACCGCCGCAGGCGGTGCGCGGCGTCGATGCGGGCAAGCTCCTCGCCTGGTCCGAAGGCCGGCTCGTGTTCGAGAAGCGGCCGCTCGGCGAGGTCGTCGCCGCGATCGACCGCTATTATCCCGGCATGATCATCCTCGACAATGAGAAGGCCGCGAAGAAGAGCGTCGACGCGGTCGTGCATCTCGACCGGATCGACGAGTGGCTGGGCAGTCTTGAAAAGTCGCAGGATGTGACGCTGCGGCGGGGGGCCGGGATTGTTTACATTAGCTGA
- a CDS encoding energy transducer TonB family protein, translated as MTPAAAMKPGMAVSVDIAGNAGAGAGSGAGAGAGVRGSGARSEAQSGTAGAEAARAAKGGATGGAGGTGNAPVPGNAGGPARPVGTGEPPYLTWAAIGSLGLHAGVGAAMFLGFATGPSAPPPAAMVVEIASLPSAPPAPPTDMPPQPEQEEAKPKPVVNRLDIPPIPKLAFNVKPAVAVPLKEPEDLNRKQAEKPAEETTRAAAPSAPREDRPAAPNMGAPSDQPSNAAMNWEAKVMATLERRKRYPSDAAGAQDIIRVRMTIDRSGRIVGSQILRSKGVGPLNAEVTALMRRASPLPKPPKDIAGELIVRTVDVDFTMKK; from the coding sequence ATGACCCCGGCGGCAGCGATGAAGCCCGGCATGGCGGTCAGCGTCGATATCGCGGGAAATGCGGGTGCCGGTGCCGGTTCCGGTGCGGGCGCGGGCGCGGGTGTCCGCGGTTCGGGCGCGCGGAGCGAGGCGCAGTCCGGCACGGCGGGCGCGGAAGCGGCGCGCGCGGCGAAGGGCGGCGCGACAGGCGGGGCCGGCGGAACGGGCAATGCGCCGGTGCCCGGCAATGCCGGTGGTCCCGCCAGGCCGGTCGGGACAGGCGAGCCGCCCTATCTCACCTGGGCGGCGATCGGATCGCTCGGGCTCCACGCCGGGGTTGGCGCGGCCATGTTCCTCGGCTTTGCGACCGGGCCTTCGGCGCCGCCGCCCGCCGCGATGGTCGTAGAAATCGCGTCGCTGCCTTCCGCACCGCCCGCGCCGCCGACCGACATGCCGCCACAGCCCGAGCAGGAAGAGGCGAAGCCGAAGCCGGTCGTCAACCGCCTCGATATCCCGCCGATCCCGAAGCTCGCCTTCAATGTGAAGCCCGCGGTCGCGGTACCGCTGAAGGAGCCCGAGGACCTCAACAGGAAACAGGCCGAAAAGCCCGCCGAGGAAACCACCAGGGCCGCCGCGCCGTCGGCGCCGCGCGAGGATCGGCCCGCCGCGCCGAACATGGGGGCACCGTCGGACCAGCCTTCCAACGCAGCGATGAACTGGGAAGCGAAGGTGATGGCGACACTCGAGCGCCGCAAGCGCTACCCGTCGGACGCCGCAGGCGCGCAGGACATCATCCGCGTGCGCATGACGATCGATCGGAGCGGGCGTATCGTCGGCTCGCAGATCCTGCGCAGCAAGGGGGTCGGGCCGCTTAACGCCGAAGTCACCGCACTGATGCGCCGCGCGAGTCCGCTGCCCAAGCCGCCGAAGGACATCGCCGGCGAATTGATCGTGCGCACCGTCGATGTCGATTTCACGATGAAGAAATAG
- the exbD gene encoding TonB system transport protein ExbD, with protein MAMKVSHSDDGLDLNHDINVTPFIDVMLVLLIIFMVAAPLATVNVPIDLPVSTAQPQPQDDDPIVLSLGKDLALNLGNDPIDRAALGARLGERTKGNLNARIFLRADTTIDYGDLMKLMNELRGAGYLKVALVGAEEGAQ; from the coding sequence ATGGCGATGAAAGTCTCGCACAGCGACGACGGGCTCGATCTCAATCACGACATCAATGTGACGCCGTTTATTGACGTCATGCTCGTGCTCCTGATCATCTTCATGGTCGCGGCGCCGCTCGCGACGGTGAATGTGCCGATCGACCTGCCGGTCTCGACCGCGCAGCCGCAGCCGCAGGACGATGATCCGATCGTCCTCAGCCTCGGCAAGGATCTCGCGCTCAACCTCGGCAATGATCCGATCGACCGCGCCGCGCTCGGCGCGCGCCTTGGCGAGCGGACCAAGGGCAATTTGAATGCGCGCATCTTTCTGCGCGCCGATACGACGATCGACTATGGCGATCTCATGAAGCTGATGAACGAGCTGCGCGGCGCGGGCTATTTGAAGGTTGCGCTCGTCGGGGCCGAGGAAGGCGCGCAATGA
- the exbB gene encoding tonB-system energizer ExbB produces the protein MNMGLAGASAIGTMAMGGIARMQGGHSAGLARTAAAAALVAGGLLLAPAAMAAAPVAAPALVVPKNLTYWEMFAHATLVVKLVMMILLAASVVTWTIWIAKLLELKKGRAQLRADNEALGNATELKGLKVPAHAAPARMLAATQSELAKAGPLLTVEAAEGLKERVAARLLNVETSTIEKMLKGASVLATVGAITPFVGLFGTVWGIMNSFIGISQSNTTNLAVVAPGIAEALLATAMGLVAAIPAVIMYNHVARFIAGQRRLLSEASTNIACLLSHEVDRQLAGRTRGIAA, from the coding sequence ATGAACATGGGGTTGGCAGGAGCGTCCGCGATCGGGACGATGGCAATGGGCGGTATCGCTCGCATGCAGGGAGGCCACTCGGCCGGTTTGGCGCGCACGGCGGCCGCCGCTGCGCTTGTCGCGGGCGGCTTGCTGCTCGCGCCTGCCGCGATGGCAGCCGCGCCGGTTGCCGCGCCCGCGCTCGTGGTGCCAAAGAATCTCACCTATTGGGAAATGTTCGCGCACGCGACGCTCGTCGTGAAGCTCGTCATGATGATCCTGCTCGCTGCCTCGGTCGTCACCTGGACGATCTGGATCGCGAAGCTGCTCGAGCTCAAAAAGGGCCGCGCGCAGCTCCGCGCCGACAATGAGGCGCTCGGCAATGCCACCGAACTCAAGGGGCTGAAGGTTCCGGCGCACGCCGCCCCCGCGCGCATGCTCGCCGCGACCCAGTCCGAACTCGCCAAGGCGGGGCCGCTGCTCACGGTCGAGGCGGCTGAAGGGCTCAAGGAGCGCGTCGCGGCGCGCCTCCTCAATGTCGAAACCTCGACGATCGAGAAGATGCTGAAGGGCGCGAGCGTGCTCGCGACGGTCGGCGCGATCACGCCCTTCGTCGGACTGTTCGGGACCGTCTGGGGGATCATGAACAGCTTCATCGGCATCTCGCAGTCGAACACCACCAATCTCGCGGTTGTCGCGCCCGGCATCGCCGAAGCCCTGCTCGCAACCGCAATGGGGCTCGTCGCCGCGATCCCGGCGGTCATCATGTATAATCATGTCGCGCGCTTCATCGCCGGCCAGCGCCGCCTGCTCTCCGAAGCCTCGACCAATATCGCCTGTCTCCTCAGCCACGAGGTCGACCGCCAGCTTGCGGGCCGCACCCGCGGCATCGCGGCCTGA
- a CDS encoding AAA family ATPase, translating to MLLRMSASNYLSIAGRQELSFIATKLKGPDVALFPIAGTDLEGLPGAVLYGANASGKTNFVKALNWMCSAVMQSHSRGNPEGGVPRIPFALDPAIANQPTELEADFLVDGVRFQYGFTCDDERYLSEWLYSYPEGKRRKLFERSHDDVEFGQFFKGPKKLLVELMRPNSLFISTATQNDHAELSRIVRFFRRCEYSSTVSVAKDLINNTFKKDQIDPRTITFLKAIGTGVTGYRQFDIEIPEVVKNVIKEFAGIARKHLGEANFSDDGVVDREKDVMIELAHRGVGGEDCYLGLERESSGTRRLILIMNLVFKALDEGSVVIIDELDASLHTHAAEQVLRLFADPEINRNGSQLIATTHDTNLLNSEWLRRDQIWFCEKDGEGATHLFPLSEIKSRQTDNFERGYLEGRYGAIPCSTDLSLLLRA from the coding sequence ATGCTGCTTCGGATGAGCGCATCGAACTATCTTTCCATCGCGGGCCGGCAAGAGCTGTCGTTTATCGCGACCAAGCTCAAGGGGCCGGATGTCGCTCTTTTTCCGATTGCCGGAACCGATCTGGAAGGGCTGCCAGGAGCAGTACTTTACGGCGCCAATGCGTCGGGCAAGACGAATTTTGTGAAGGCGCTGAACTGGATGTGCTCGGCGGTGATGCAGTCGCATAGCCGCGGCAATCCCGAAGGCGGCGTTCCCCGAATTCCCTTTGCTCTCGATCCTGCCATTGCGAACCAGCCGACCGAACTGGAAGCGGACTTCCTCGTAGACGGCGTGCGCTTCCAATATGGCTTTACCTGCGATGACGAGCGCTATTTGAGCGAATGGCTTTATTCCTATCCGGAAGGAAAGCGGCGGAAGCTTTTCGAACGCTCGCACGATGACGTCGAGTTCGGCCAGTTCTTCAAGGGCCCCAAGAAGCTTCTCGTCGAGCTTATGCGCCCGAACAGCCTCTTTATTTCGACGGCGACCCAGAACGATCATGCCGAGCTCAGCCGGATCGTCAGGTTTTTTCGGCGCTGTGAATATAGCAGCACCGTATCGGTGGCGAAGGACCTCATCAACAACACATTCAAGAAAGACCAGATCGATCCGCGCACGATCACCTTTTTGAAAGCAATCGGCACCGGCGTCACCGGTTACCGCCAGTTCGACATCGAGATTCCCGAGGTCGTCAAAAATGTGATCAAGGAGTTCGCAGGCATTGCGCGGAAGCATCTGGGCGAAGCCAACTTCTCCGACGACGGCGTGGTCGATCGGGAAAAGGACGTCATGATCGAGCTTGCGCATCGCGGCGTCGGCGGAGAGGATTGCTACCTTGGGTTGGAGCGGGAAAGCTCGGGCACGCGGCGACTGATCCTGATCATGAACCTCGTCTTCAAAGCGCTCGACGAGGGCAGCGTGGTCATTATCGATGAGCTCGACGCAAGCCTGCACACGCATGCGGCGGAGCAGGTTCTGAGACTGTTCGCCGATCCGGAGATAAATCGGAACGGCTCGCAGCTGATCGCGACCACGCACGATACCAATTTGCTGAACAGCGAATGGCTGCGCCGCGACCAGATATGGTTTTGTGAAAAGGATGGCGAAGGCGCGACGCATCTCTTCCCCTTGTCGGAGATCAAGTCGCGTCAGACCGATAATTTCGAACGCGGCTATCTTGAAGGACGCTATGGCGCGATTCCCTGCTCGACCGATCTTTCCCTGCTTTTGAGGGCATGA
- a CDS encoding RloB family protein, producing the protein MTMRAARSLKRRVNLREPKRRFVIYTEGKNTEPDYFRAIRKASLGALIDIEIVEAAGVPATIAKKASADAKARSRRGRARSSFEETDEVWAVFDRDEHPHVEEALARCRAAKVGTAFSDPCFEIWLILHHGDFDRPDNRHEVQAECAKRCAGYDPKSGKTADCDALMPLVAGAEKRAAAQLARRMEEGNPPGAPLTTVFELTRSIGEAHAAHQDAN; encoded by the coding sequence ATGACGATGCGAGCCGCGCGATCCCTCAAGCGGCGGGTCAATCTTCGCGAACCCAAGCGCCGTTTCGTCATCTACACTGAAGGAAAGAACACCGAACCCGACTATTTCCGAGCCATTCGCAAAGCATCGCTCGGCGCGCTCATCGACATCGAGATTGTCGAGGCCGCGGGCGTGCCGGCAACGATTGCAAAAAAAGCCAGTGCCGATGCGAAAGCGCGGTCGCGTCGCGGTCGCGCGCGGTCATCCTTCGAGGAGACCGACGAAGTATGGGCGGTGTTCGACCGGGACGAGCATCCCCATGTGGAGGAGGCACTCGCACGCTGCCGCGCAGCGAAAGTCGGAACCGCCTTTTCCGACCCTTGTTTCGAGATCTGGCTCATCCTCCATCACGGCGATTTCGACCGGCCCGACAATCGGCACGAGGTGCAGGCCGAATGCGCGAAACGATGTGCAGGCTATGACCCGAAGAGCGGAAAGACCGCAGATTGCGACGCACTTATGCCTCTCGTGGCAGGGGCGGAGAAGCGCGCCGCCGCGCAGCTCGCACGGCGCATGGAGGAAGGTAACCCGCCGGGCGCCCCGTTAACCACCGTCTTCGAGCTGACCCGGAGCATCGGTGAGGCGCATGCCGCGCACCAAGACGCGAACTGA
- a CDS encoding DUF6088 family protein, whose translation MAAIADRIMRRVRGKGRGWAFTPKNFIDMGSRASIDMALSRLVQAGDIRRIGRGLYDYPRHHAALGALGPDPSSLAAALSVQSGELIAPSGAAASNSFGLSAQVPARPAYATTGRSRTRAVAGRTVSFRHSRTPVINHASEVANAALQALAHLGKNQVDDDVIGRLAARLGDKDISDLLRARPQMSGWMGDVILKIAATRHG comes from the coding sequence ATGGCCGCTATCGCTGATCGCATTATGAGACGCGTCCGTGGGAAGGGGCGCGGCTGGGCGTTTACGCCGAAGAATTTCATCGATATGGGCTCGCGTGCGTCTATCGACATGGCGCTTTCGCGACTCGTTCAGGCAGGCGATATTCGCCGCATCGGTCGGGGGCTTTATGACTATCCCAGGCATCACGCCGCTTTGGGAGCGCTCGGGCCCGATCCGTCCAGTCTTGCGGCCGCGCTGTCAGTTCAGAGCGGTGAGCTGATCGCGCCCTCGGGTGCGGCGGCGAGCAACAGCTTCGGCCTGTCGGCGCAGGTGCCGGCACGTCCCGCCTATGCAACCACCGGGCGAAGTCGCACGCGGGCGGTTGCAGGGCGGACCGTGAGCTTTCGCCACAGCCGGACGCCCGTGATCAACCATGCCAGCGAAGTCGCCAATGCGGCGCTCCAGGCGCTTGCTCATCTCGGTAAAAACCAAGTCGATGACGATGTCATCGGGCGCCTTGCCGCGAGGCTGGGCGACAAAGATATTTCCGACCTGCTCCGCGCCCGTCCGCAGATGTCGGGATGGATGGGCGACGTCATCCTTAAAATCGCAGCTACGCGTCATGGATGA